The Gymnogyps californianus isolate 813 chromosome 5, ASM1813914v2, whole genome shotgun sequence genome contains a region encoding:
- the PATL1 gene encoding protein PAT1 homolog 1 translates to MFRYQSLEDCPLDEDEDAFQALGEEDEDIDQFNDDTFGAGAVDDDWQEAHERLAELEDKPVTAREQDGPGGEEADLLGEPEDTLAERLTRLVIDSELEDPAIMQAVQTRPGGLNSSIWDSSAVLRRIRGPLLTREMPSVSVLDYALPQRPPQAREEERDPSERALPRRSSSPVIGSPPVRAVPIGTPPKQAAVPNFNQQILCPKPVHIRATMQQRYPAPYGERMSPNQLCNVPNSSLLGHPFPHSVSPVLTHLQRAQLLGGAQAGRMSPSQFARVSGLVGSPLPSVNPKLLQGRVGQMMSPASGFRAFFGAPPAPPPSQPQHPPGPGSHLQSLRPQPQMFRPDTTHLHPQHRRLLHQRQQQNRNQHRSLNGSVGDRGGHRSSHQEQMRKDPYANLMLQREKDWVSKIQMMQLQSTDPYLDDYYYQNYFQKLEKLAAAEEVHGDGPKKERTKLITPQVAKLEHTYKPVQFEGSLGKLTVSSVNNPRKMIDAVVTSRSEDDETKEKQVRDKRRQTLVTIEKTYSLLLDVEDYERRYLLSLEGERPALMGERKQKICDMYDNLRGKAPGQERPSDDHFMQIMCIRKGKRLVARILPFLSPEQAADVLMATARNLPFLIKKDAQDEVLPCLLRPFSHVLYHLPLGTVTSLVQQLTNLPQSATAPAPTNLHLTAVLQNKFGLSLLYLVLSRGEELQSSDANTELMQDNQW, encoded by the exons atgttCCGGTACCAG TCCCTGGAGGACTGCCCGCTGGATGAGGATGAAGACGCCTTCCAGGCCCTGGGGGAGGAAGACGAAGACATCGACCAGTTCAACGATGACACGTTTGGAGCCGGGGCCGTCG ACGATGACTGGCAGGAGGCACACGAACGGCTGGCGGAGCTGGAAGACAAACCGGTGACAGCCAGGGAACAGGATGGGCCCGGCGGCGAGGAGGCGGATCTGTTGGGCGAGCCCGAGGACACGTTGGCGGAGCGGCTGACCAGGCTGGTCATCGACAGCGAGCTGGAGGACCCCGCCATCATGCAGGCCGTACAAACCAGG CCTGGAGGGCTGAATTCCAGCATCTGGGACAGCTCGGCCGTCCTGCGACGCATCCGGGGGCCGCTTCTCACTCGG GAGATGCCGTCGGTGTCCGTGCTGGATTACGCTCTGCCTCAGAGACCCCCGCAGGCTCGAGAGGAAGAGCGAGACCCCTCCGAGCGGGCGCTGCCCCGACGTTCATCATCCCCTGTCATCGGGAGCCCCCCTGTCCGGGCTGTTCCCATCGGCACCCCTCCCAAGCAGGCTGCCGTCCCCAACTTCAATCAGCAG ATCCTGTGTCCGAAGCCTGTCCACATCCGAGCTACCATGCAGCAGCGTTACCCCGCTCCCTACGGCGAGAGGATGTCCCCCAACCAGCTCTGCAACGTACCG AATTCCTCCCTCCTGGGACACCCGTTCCCTCACAGCGTCTCTCCCGTCCTCACCCACCTGCAGAGAGCGCAGCTGCTCGGAGGAGCCCAG gctggtCGAATGTCGCCCAGCCAGTTTGCCCGGGTCTCTGGCCTGGTTGGGAGCCCCCTCCCCTCCGTCAATCCCAAGTTGCTCCAGGGTAGAGTCGGGCAGATGATGTCTCCGGCCAGCGGGTTTCGTGCCTTTTTCGGGGCTCCCCCCGCTCCACCTCCTTCGCAACCGCAGCACCCGCCGGGCCCCGGATCCCACCTGCAGAGCCTGAG GCCGCAACCTCAGATGTTCCGACCGGACACGACCCACCTACACCCCCAACACCGCCGGCTCCTGCACCAGCGGCAGCAGCAGAACCGAAA CCAGCACCGGAGCCTCAACGGCTCGGTGGGGGACCGAGGGGGCCACCGGAGCAGTCACCAGGAGCAGATGCGCAAAGACCCCTACGCCAACCTCATGCTGCAGCGGGAGAAGGACTGGGTGTCCAAGATCCAGAtgatgcagctgcagagcactgaTCCCTACCTGGATGACTATTATTACCAG AATTACTTCCAGAAGCTGGAGAAGTTAGCAGCAGCGGAGGAAGTCCACGGCGATGGTCCCAAAAAGGAACGCACTAAACTCATCACACCTCAGGTGGCTAAGCTGGAGCACACCTACAAGCCAG TGCAGTTTGAGGGCTCGCTGGGGAAGCTGACGGTTTCCAGCGTGAACAACCCCCGGAAGATGATCGATGCGGTGGTGACCTCCCGCAGTGAGGATGAC GAGACGAAAGAGAAGCAGGTTCGAGACAAGAGGCGTCAGACCCTTGTCACGATCGAGAAG ACGTACAGCCTCCTCCTGGACGTGGAGGACTACGAGAGACGCTACCTCCTGAGCCTGGAAGGCGAGCGGCCGGCCCTGATGGGCGAGAGGAAACAGAAGATCTGTGATATGTACGACAATCTGAGGGGGAAGGCGCCCGGGCAGGAGAG GCCAAGCGACGACCACTTCATGCAGATCATGTGTATCCGGAAAGGGAAGCGCCTGGTGGCCCGGATCCTCCCCTTCTTGTCACCCGAGCAAGCGGCCGACGTACTGATGGCGACGGCCAGGAACCTGCCCTTCCTCATCAAGAAGGACGCTCAGGACGAG GTGCTGCCCTGCCTGTTGAGGCCCTTCTCGCACGTTCTCTACCACCTTCCCTTGGGGACGGTCACCAGCCTTGTGCAGCAGCTAACGAACCTACCTCAGAGCGCGACCGCGCCAGCGCCTACCAACCTGCACCTCACTGCTGTGCTCCAAAACAAG TTCGGCCTGTCCCTGCTGTACTTGGTCTTGAGCCGCGGGGAGGAACTGCAGAGCTCGGACGCGAACACGGAGCTAATGCAGGACAACCAGTGGTGA
- the LOC127016473 gene encoding beta-adrenergic receptor kinase 1-like produces MADLEAVLADVSYLMAMEKSRAAPAARASKRILLPEPSIRSVMQKYLEDRGEVTFDKIFTQKIGYLLFRDFAFNQAEEAKPLMEFYEEIKKYEKLDSEEERTTRSRHIFDHYIMKELLACSHPFSKSATEHVQSRLSKKQVPPDLFQPYIEEICQNLRGGIFQKFIESDKFTRFCQWKNVELNIHLTMNDFSVHRIIGRGGFGEVYGCRKADTGKMYAMKCLDKKRIKMKQGETLALNERIMLSLVSTGVRGHGHRAELAPRLQAVARARGEGQ; encoded by the exons ATGGCGGACCTGGAGGCGGTGTTGGCGGACGTGAGCTACCTGATGGCCATGGAGAAgagccgcgccgcgcccgccgcccgcgccaGCAAGAGGATCCTCCTGCCCGAGCCCAG CATCCGCAGCGTCATGCAGAAGTACCTGGAGGACCGGGGAGAGGTGACGTTCGACAAGATCTTCACGCAGAAGATCG GGTACCTGCTTTTCCGGGACTTCGCCTTTAACCAGGCAGAGGAGGCCAAACCCCTGATGGAGTTTTATGAGGAG ATCAAGAAGTACGAGAAGCTGGACTCTGAGGAGGAGCGAACCACGCGGAGCCGCCACATCTTCGACCATTACATCATGAAGGAGCTGCTGGCCTGCTCCCAC CCCTTCTCCAAGAGTGCCACGGAGCATGTCCAGAGCCGCCTGAGCAAGAAGCAGGTGCCCCCGGACCTCTTCCAG CCCTACATTGAGGAGATCTGCCAGAACCTGCGTGGGGGCATCTTCCAGAAATTCATCGAGAG TGACAAGTTCACGCGGTTCTGCCAGTGGAAGAACGTGGAGCTGAACATCCAT CTCACCATGAACGACTTCAGCGTTCACCGAATCATCGGCCGCGGCGGTTTCGGGGAGGTCTACGGCTGCCGGAAAGCGGATACGGGCAAAAT GTACGCCATGAAGTGTTTGGACAAGAAACGCATCAAGATGAAGCAGGGCGAGACCCTGGCCCTCAACGAGCGCATCATGCTGTCCCTCGTCAGCACCGGGGTGAGGGGACACGGGCACCGGGCAGAGCTGGCACCCCGGTTACAGGCTGTGGCACGGGCGAGGGGAGAGGGACAATGA